Genomic DNA from Pseudomonas fitomaticsae:
GTGTTGCCCCGCTCCCACGCGGCACTCAGGTCGAGGGAATCGGTCACCTTGAACACCGCGCCGAGGTTGATCGGCGAGTCCTGCTTGATGATGTTGTCCTTCGGCTCGTGCTTGTAGTCGTTGCCTTCGTATTCGAGTTTCAGGCTGAGGCGATCCCAGGGCGTCTGGTAACTCACGCCGCCGAAAAACGCAGGCTTGCCGCGAAAGTACGACCCGGCGTTGACGTCACCGGTGCCTTCCAGGTCCGGGCGGGTCTTGAAGCGATCACTGGCCCAACCCAGCGGGTTGTCGAAGTCGCCGCGATTACCGATGTAACCCCAGGCGATGCCGGCGCTGAAATCGAAATTGTCGTAGCGCTTGTTGGCCACGAAGAATTCACTGGCAAACAAACCGGTACCACCGATGTCTCGAAAGCCCAGCGCCACTTCCGGCGCCCAGTGACTTTCCTGCCACAGCCGGACCTTGGCGTCGACCGCCTTGTCCTTATAGCTCTGGCTGCCGCTCAGCGCTTCGGAACCGTACGGACGGTTGGTGATGGCGGTGTAGCGAAACGAACCTTCCAGCCAGTCGAGCGGCTGCAACGAAACGCTGTATCGGCTGTACGGTTCGGTGCGGTTGGCGTTGACGCTCAACTCACCGGCGGGCGACATGCGCGCGGTCGGGGTCTGCAACAGACCGACGCCGCCGAAGTCATTCTGGGTAATGCGTGGCTCGGCATGCACCAGGCCACACGGCAATAACAACACAGCTGCAAAACGCAAATTCAACGAACCACCTCAGCCAACTGCGTGGCAATCAATTCGGCCAACTGCTGATTCAGTTCAGGGACAGGCGGATCCAGATCATCGTTTTTCACCGGCACCAGAATCTTGCTGCCGGCCACGGGCATCTGCCCGCTCTCGCGGTTCCAGTGGGCGATGCCGACCCGCCGCGATTCGCCGTTGGGCTGGATGAGCCACAGATAGTCGGCATCGGCGTCGGCCTCCAGCAACGTGCAGCCCTGCAGATATTCGCGGGCCTCCTGCAACGGCTGATAAGGCAGGCGGCACGGCTCGGCGACCGCGCCCAGCACTTCGACTTCGTCGACCCGTTTCGGGTAGATCAGTTGATCGCCATCGTCGAGACGGATGTTGCGGGCGAAGCCGACTTCCACCGCCACCGGATCGAGATCGGCAATCTGCCGTCCGGTCACCGGCATCTGCCGGACCTGCTCGGCCAATCGCTGTGCCAGCGCTGCTCGACTCGGCTTGTCGAACAGCATCGCCATGCGCTGCAGCACATCCAGATCGAACAGCACGCCGACCTTCAGCCGCGTCTGTTCTTCCAGCAATGACTGACGCAACAGGACGCCCGCCAGCCAGTAGCCTTCGGCATTCGGCACAGCCTCGCCGATCACGTCGCGCAAACGCCCGCCCGCCGGCAATTCGATCGGGCCCGGGTTCGCAACATCACCGCTGACGATGACTGCTGCCTCGCTCCCCCCAGCGAGCAACATCAAACACGCCGAGAGCGCTCTGAGCCGCTTCACGGGACATGCCTGCGGTCAGGGGTCAGCTGCACGATCCTGACCCGCAACTGCGAGGTCAGTTGCTGCTCACTCTGCACAATGAAACCGTCCACCGGATCGACCCAGTAACGATTGGTCGCGCGCAGGCCGATGGCCGGCGCGTCAATCTGCTCATCGACACGCAGCACGGTGTATTCCTTGTCGAGAATCTCGAGAGTTTCGAGGGCGCGGCGGGAGAAGCGGCTGTTGAGGATGATCCCGACTTCCTGGCCCTTGTAGAGGTCGATCCAGCGTCGGCTGGTGTAGCCGTCGGTGATGCGATGCAGACCCTGTTTGAACGGCGAGTCATCGGACAGACGCGTGCCGTCCAGGTCGCCTTCCACTCCGAGGCCAACAGTGCGCATGACGAGGCCGTCGCGCGTCAGCAGCACCTGCTTGCCGGAGGCGACCCAGAACTGCAGGTTCTCGCGCTCGCGCACCAGCGCCAGCACCCCGGAACCGGACGGCGTGGTCAGTTTGAGCTGGGGATACTTGACCCCGGCCACCTGCTCCGCCGACACGTCGAGGTCATCCGGTCCGATGATCGACGCCTTGAGGTTGTTCAACGAAGCGCTCATCAGCGGATTGCAGCCACTCAACAACACGGCCGCCATCAGGCACACGCCCACTTTCAACGTTTTCACAGTCGGCGGCCTTATTTGCTGTTGTTACTGTATTCGCTCCAGTTCTTCGCAGCGGAAGCCCCCGTCCCGACAATCGATGCCGACGGCACCAACTGGCTGATCAGGCGATTCCAGCGAGTCACGTTGGCAGGCCCGACATAGACCACGTCCTGGGGTCGCACTTCGAAGTGCGAGGCGAGCGCCATGGCGGTCGGCGATTCGGCTTCCAGCTGGTAGATTTTCGCCGGCTCCACGTCGAGGTTTTCCACCCCGCGAATCACGTACACGGCGTTGCCGTTGGAGGTGGTCTGACTCAAGCCGCCGACCGAACCGAGCACGTCGGACAGGTTCATGGTGGCAGTCTTGAAGCTCAGCGCTCGCGGCTGGTTGACCTCGCCCATCACGTAGATGCGCTTGTTGTCGTTGTACGGCAGATACAGCTGATCGCCACCCTTGAGGTAGACGTTCTGCAATTCGGAATCCTGCTGATTCAGCGCGTCGAGATTGAGCGGATAGACCCGCCCGTTGCGCGTCAGCATCAGCCCCGACAAGTCGGCATTGTTGGTATCGACACCGGCCGAACCGAGGGCTTCGACCACGCTCAGCGGATTGGTCGAAATCGCCTGGGGGCCGGCCTTGGCCACGGCGCCCGAGACCACGACTTTCTGGCTGGCGAAACGCAGCACCGCGACATCCACTTGCGGCTCGGCAATGAACGCCGAGAGGCGTTGCTCGATGTCCGAGCGCAGTTGCTGGATGGTTTTACCGGCGGCCTGGACTTCCTTGATGTACGGGTAATACAACGTGCCGTCGGAGCGCACCAGACGGCCGTTGGCATCGATCTGCTGTTGCGCACCCGAAGGGGCGGTCAGCTCGGGGTGATCCCAGACCGTGATGTACAGCACATCATTGCTGCCGATGCGGTATTCGGCCGGGGTCGCCAACAACTCCGCCGGCACCGACTCACGCTTGTACGTGGCCCGGTTCATGGCGATGAGCTTGGGGGTGATCTGAATGAGCTCGACCCGGCTGCTTTCGCTGGCGCCCTGGCGCGTGATGCTACTGGTGCTCAGGTACTGGCCGGGGGAGAACATGCAACCTTGCAAAGCGAAACTTGCCAACATTAAAAGAGTAAAACGACGATTCATAATGGCACTACGCTATTCAAGGGCGAATCCAAAAACAAAGTCACCCGACTTTCGTCGGGCGACCTTGTACTGCACCAACAGATACTTCAGTTAGTTGTGCGTGCCGGTTGTACCCGTGGTACCGGTGGTACCCGTTGTACCGCCGTTGGCACTTCCACCACTGTTGGACGCCGCTACAGCACTGGCGACCATGGCAGTACTGGCAGCAGGCGCTGTAGAAGCCGCGACACTGCCAGATACATTGGTCACTGCTGTAAGCGGCGCTTCAGCTGCGGAGGCCCAGTTGCTCAACATCGTCAACAGGGCGATCGCCATCACTCTCTTCATATCAACTCCTTTCTAACATCGCACCTGAACATCGGGTGTTCGTTAGAGGTGGTAGAGTTCAAGTCGCAAAAAGCGCGAACAAGATCCGTTGTTCTTTCACAGTCTTACCCAACTGATAAAAGTCGAACGGCAGGTTTATATCTACGGACTTGCAATAGGCATTGCCAGTCTAATTTCCCGACGATATCTAACAACCTGACTGAAACTAACATTGCACTAAAACGCCATCATCCCTGATAACCCCGGGGATGATTCGATTGCCAGCGCCAGGTGTCGGTGACCATGTCCTGCAAGTTGCGCGTGGCTTTCCAGCCGAGTTCCTTCGCGGCCTTGGAGGCGTCGGCCCAGCTCTCGGCAATGTCCCCGGAACGCCGTGGCATTACCCGGAACGGCACTGGCTGACCGCAGGCCTGCTCGAAGGCCCGAAGCACCTGCAACACGCTGTAGCCGTCGCCGGTGCCGAGGTTCCAGGTATGAATGCCGGTGCGGTCGGCGATCGATTGCAGGGCTTTCAAGTGCCCGTCCGCCAGATCCACCACATGGATGTAATCGCGCACGCCGGTGCCATCGACCGTCGGGTAATCGTCGCCGAAGATCGACAACTCCTTCAGGCTGCCGACCGCCACCTGGCTGATGTAAGGCACCAGATTGTTGGGGATGCCGTTGGGGTCTTCGCCCATCTGGCCGCTGTGATGCGCGCCGATCGGGTTGAAGTAGCGCAGCAGCGCGATGCTCCAGCGCGGTTCGGACTGGCACAGGTCGCGCAGCACGTTCTCGACGATCAGCTTGGACTGGCCGTAGGGATTGGTCGGATTGCCGGTCGGGAAATCCTCGCGGATCGGCATCTGCGCCGGCTCGCCGTAGACCGTGGCGGACGAGCTGAACACCAGCCGGAACACCCCCGCCGCTGCCATCGCCTGGCACAGCGTGATGCTGCCGCTGACGTTGGTTTCGTAGTATTCGAGCGGCTTGCGCACGCTTTCGCCCACGGCCTTGAGCCCGGCGAAATGCAGCACGGCATCGATGGCGTGCTGCTGGAAAATCCGGTCCAGCAGAGCCCGGTCACAGACATCTCCGCGAATCATCAGCGCACTTTTGCCGCAAATGGCTTCCACCGCGTGCAAGGCGGCGTCGCTGCTGTTGCAAAGATTATCCAGAACTACAACTTCATAACCTGCTTCAAGTAGTGCAAGTGTGGTGTGCGAGCCGATATAGCCGGCGCCACCCGTTACCAGAATCTTCATAGCGCGGTCCATGTGGGAAAAGTGCCAACTCGCGTGTCAAGCGCTGTTTGTTTAATGTGTGTCTTGATTCACACAAACAGCGCGACAACAACAAGAAACAAAAACAGTTCAATCACTGGCTATAAATATTTTTACAAGCCAAACTGTATTGCCTGGTACTTATTAGCACTCCCGCGCATTCATCACTATCAACGGATGCCGACTAAAAATAACCAATAACTGTCAAACCGACATCTCATAACATTGTCGTGTTTTACACTCATTGCTATTTGCCACTCATCTCCCGAGTCAGGTATTAAAGTACAGCTTCAATAACTTGCAACCTTTCGTTATTGCAATAAACGATGGCAGTGCGCCATGAATGACCAGGAAACTTTTATGATCCGTAAATGTTTGTTCCCCGCTGCCGGTTATGGCACGCGTTTCTTGCCGGCCACCAAAGCCATGCCCAAGGAAATGCTGCCGATCGTCAACAAGCCGTTGATCGAATACGCCGTTGAAGAAGCACGGGACGCCGGCCTGCAACACATGGCCATCGTCACCGGACGGGGCAAGCGCGCACTGGAAGATCACTTCGACATCAGCTACGAACTCGAACACCAGATCCGTGGCACCGAGAAAGAGAAGTTCCTGGCCGGCACTCGCGAGCTGATCGACACCTGCACGTTCTCCTACACCCGACAGGTGGAAATGAAAGGCCTGGGCCACGCGATTCTCAGCGGCCGCCCGTTGATCGGTGACGAGCCTTTCGCCGTGGTGCTGGCGGACGACCTGTGCCTGAACCTCGAAGGCGATGGCGTGCTCACGCAGATGATCGAGCTGTACAAGAAATTCCGCTGCTCGATCGTCGCCATCCAGGAAGTCCCGCGCGACCAGACCCACAAGTACGGCGTGATCGCCGGCGAAGCGATTTCCGAGGGCATCTACCGGGTTAATCACATGGTGGAAAAACCGGCCCCGCAAGACGCACCGTCGAACCTGGCGATCATCGGCCGCTACATCCTCACGCCGGACATCTTCGACCTGATCGCCGACACCGAGCCGGGCAAGGGCGGCGAAATCCAGATCACCGACGCCCTGATGAAACAGGCGCAGAACGGTTGCGTGCTGGCCTACAAATTCAAGGGGCTGCGCTTCGACTGCGGCGACGCCGAGGGTTACCTGCAGGCGACCAACTTCTGCTACGACAACGTTTACCTGAAGGGCCGCTGAGCGGCCCCCACTGATTCATTGCAGCACGCACATCCAACGAGGCAACCATGAACATTG
This window encodes:
- a CDS encoding capsule biosynthesis GfcC family protein, which gives rise to MKRLRALSACLMLLAGGSEAAVIVSGDVANPGPIELPAGGRLRDVIGEAVPNAEGYWLAGVLLRQSLLEEQTRLKVGVLFDLDVLQRMAMLFDKPSRAALAQRLAEQVRQMPVTGRQIADLDPVAVEVGFARNIRLDDGDQLIYPKRVDEVEVLGAVAEPCRLPYQPLQEAREYLQGCTLLEADADADYLWLIQPNGESRRVGIAHWNRESGQMPVAGSKILVPVKNDDLDPPVPELNQQLAELIATQLAEVVR
- the galE gene encoding UDP-glucose 4-epimerase GalE; protein product: MKILVTGGAGYIGSHTTLALLEAGYEVVVLDNLCNSSDAALHAVEAICGKSALMIRGDVCDRALLDRIFQQHAIDAVLHFAGLKAVGESVRKPLEYYETNVSGSITLCQAMAAAGVFRLVFSSSATVYGEPAQMPIREDFPTGNPTNPYGQSKLIVENVLRDLCQSEPRWSIALLRYFNPIGAHHSGQMGEDPNGIPNNLVPYISQVAVGSLKELSIFGDDYPTVDGTGVRDYIHVVDLADGHLKALQSIADRTGIHTWNLGTGDGYSVLQVLRAFEQACGQPVPFRVMPRRSGDIAESWADASKAAKELGWKATRNLQDMVTDTWRWQSNHPRGYQG
- the galU gene encoding UTP--glucose-1-phosphate uridylyltransferase GalU — its product is MIRKCLFPAAGYGTRFLPATKAMPKEMLPIVNKPLIEYAVEEARDAGLQHMAIVTGRGKRALEDHFDISYELEHQIRGTEKEKFLAGTRELIDTCTFSYTRQVEMKGLGHAILSGRPLIGDEPFAVVLADDLCLNLEGDGVLTQMIELYKKFRCSIVAIQEVPRDQTHKYGVIAGEAISEGIYRVNHMVEKPAPQDAPSNLAIIGRYILTPDIFDLIADTEPGKGGEIQITDALMKQAQNGCVLAYKFKGLRFDCGDAEGYLQATNFCYDNVYLKGR
- a CDS encoding polysaccharide biosynthesis/export family protein yields the protein MNRRFTLLMLASFALQGCMFSPGQYLSTSSITRQGASESSRVELIQITPKLIAMNRATYKRESVPAELLATPAEYRIGSNDVLYITVWDHPELTAPSGAQQQIDANGRLVRSDGTLYYPYIKEVQAAGKTIQQLRSDIEQRLSAFIAEPQVDVAVLRFASQKVVVSGAVAKAGPQAISTNPLSVVEALGSAGVDTNNADLSGLMLTRNGRVYPLNLDALNQQDSELQNVYLKGGDQLYLPYNDNKRIYVMGEVNQPRALSFKTATMNLSDVLGSVGGLSQTTSNGNAVYVIRGVENLDVEPAKIYQLEAESPTAMALASHFEVRPQDVVYVGPANVTRWNRLISQLVPSASIVGTGASAAKNWSEYSNNSK
- a CDS encoding YjbF family lipoprotein — encoded protein: MKTLKVGVCLMAAVLLSGCNPLMSASLNNLKASIIGPDDLDVSAEQVAGVKYPQLKLTTPSGSGVLALVRERENLQFWVASGKQVLLTRDGLVMRTVGLGVEGDLDGTRLSDDSPFKQGLHRITDGYTSRRWIDLYKGQEVGIILNSRFSRRALETLEILDKEYTVLRVDEQIDAPAIGLRATNRYWVDPVDGFIVQSEQQLTSQLRVRIVQLTPDRRHVP